A window of Limosilactobacillus sp. WILCCON 0051 genomic DNA:
GTTAAAAATAAATTAAAAAACGTGTTGACTTTCTAATTGAGAATCAGTAGACTAAAACACATCAAATATTTACTACGGCAAAAGAAAGGAGCCATGGATCATGAAAAAGCAATTATTCGTACAACTCAACAACATGGCTCTTCAATTGAACGCCCTACTGCTACTGCAGGTCAAGGACCCGGTTGCTTGATTAAGCACTTTTGCTGATCAGCGATTGAGCCCTTATTTCTGTTGGCATGGGGGCCGATCGATACCGGTTGAGAAAAGCCCTCATTCCATAGCGGATGAGGGCTTTTCTTTTTGCCTTAGATGCGTTTGACAGATATTTGATTGATTGAATGATGAGAAAAAGATTAAAAATAGGGGAGCAAGGCTTATGAAGATTAAAAGCAAGAAAACAGGAATTGCCGTAATGATGGCAGCGATGACGATGATGGCAGCGGGCTGTTCCGCGACTGGCTCACAAAAAGGCAACTCGGCTTCGGGCAACACCATTAAGATTGGGGTCAACATGGAACTGTCTGGCGCGGCAGCTGGCTATGGTCAACAAGAAGAAAACGGGATCAAGCTTGCCGTTCATGACATCAATAAAAACGGCGGCATCAAGGTTAACGGCAAGAAGATGAAGGTCAAGATCGTTACTCGCGACAACAAGACCTCAACTTCCACGGCGGCTTCGGTTGCTTCACAGTTAACCAACAAGGACAAGGTTGTCGCTACGGTCGGTCCAGCAACGACCAACGCGGCTACGGCAGCCATTCCAAACCAGACTAAGGCGCAGGTGCCACTGGTTTCACCAACCGCGGCTGATCCAAGCTTTACGCGGACTAAGAAGGGCGGCGTTCAAAAGTACGTCTTCCGGGCCCAGGCACAAAACAACTATCAAGGTCAGGTGGCAGCCAACTTTGCCAACGATCATTTAAAGGCCAAGCGCGTTGCTATCTTGGCTGACAACTCCAGCGACTACGGAACGGGACTTGCCAAAGCCTTTAAGAAGAACTTCAAGGGTACGATCGTTTCAACGCAGTACTTCCAAGAAGGCGACAAGGACTTTAGCTCTTTGATCACGGCTATCAAGAACAAGAAGATTGATGCCATCTACGTTCCCGGCTACTACTCTGAAGTCGGCGTAATTATCAAGGAAGCGCGTGAAGCAGGCATTACGGCACCAATCGTTGGTTCTGGTGGGATGGCAGATCCAAAGCTTGCTAAGATTGCTGGCGATTCAAATGCAACCAACGTTTACTACACGACGCCATTCTCCACGATTACGGCGGCAAAGAACGCAGAAGCTCGCAAGTTTATGAAGGAATACAAGGCTAAGTACGGTCAGACGGCGCCAACCTACTCTGCATTAGGTTACGACGCGACGATGATGGTTGCCAACGCCATCAAGAAGGCTGACTCAACCAACTCCAACAAGATTACGGATGCCTTGGCCAAGACTAAGAACATGAAGGGTGTTACTGGTACGATCACGGTCAACAAGCACCACGATCCACAAATGAAGATGTCGGTTGAACAAATGACCAATGGCAAGGTTGTCGCCGGCTACACTGTTAAGTAATTAAAGAAAGGGGGCACCAACCGTGCAAATCTTTATGCAGCAACTGATCAATGGTCTCTCGCTCGGCAGTATCTATGCGCTGTTGGCTCTGGGATACACGATGATCTACGGGATTGTCAAGATTATTCACTTCGCACATGGTGACGTCTACATGCTGGGGGCGTTCTTTGGCTACTATACGATCAACGTCTGGCATTTCAACTTTATCATGGCGCTGTTTGGCTCAATGATCTTCTGCGCTTTGGTGGGCATGCTGATCGAGTTTGTCGCATATCGGCCGCTGCGTCATTCATCACGGATTGCCGTTTTGATCACGGCAATTGGGGTGTCCTACTTTTTGGAAAACGGCATGTCGGTCCTTTTTTCAGGCGACACGCGCGATTTTCCTCAAGTCATCAAGCAGGTCAACTATGAATGGTTTGGCATTCGCGTAACCAACGTCCAGCTGCTGATCTTTGTCACGACAATTATCCTGATGATCGTTTTGCAGCTGATCGTCAAGAAAACCAAAATGGGACGGGCAATGCGGGCGGCCGCGGCTGATCCGGTGGCAGCGGAACTGATGGGGATCAACATCAATGGCACGATCTCATTTGTCTTTGCAATCGGTTCGGCAATGGCTGGGGCGGCTGGCGTCTTGATCGGGCTCTACTACAACTCGATTGAACCGACGATGGGGATGACGCCGGGGATCAAAGCCTTTGTTGCAGCCGTAGTTGGTGGCGTCGGCTCCATTCCAGGGGCGGCAGTCGGGGCCGTGATTATCGGCTGTCTGGAATCAATGATGCAGGCAATTGGCTTCTCGGCATTCAAGGATGCGGCCGTCTATGTCGTTTTGATTATCGTATTGCTGTTCTTGCCGGCAGGTCTGTTTGGCAATAAGCAGCCGGAAAAGGTTTAGGAGGCATGAGGATGAAAATACGTTGGCAGACCATTGCCATCTGGATCGTCTGTATGGCGGCCGGGTATGGCATCATCTATGCTGGTGAAATGACCGGCGTGGTGGATACGTTTATTGAAAACATGCTGGTGATGATGGGCATCAATATCATCCTGGCCGTCAGTCTGAACCTGATCGTGGGCTTTTCGGGACAGTTCTCACTGGGACATGCCGGGTTTATGGCAATTGGCGCCTACGCAACGGGGATCATGACCCAGACCGAATCAACTTTTGCCGGCCTGATTTTTTCAATGGTGACCGGGATCGCGCTTGCCATCGTGATTGCGCTGATCGTAGGTATCCCAACGTTACGGCTCAAAGGCGACTATTTGGCGATTGCTACGATGGGGGCAGCCGAGATTATTCGCCTGACTGCCAATAACTTAAAGATTACCAATGGCCCCGCTGGACTCTACAACATTCCGCAGCTCGTCAGCTGGCCGATCGTCTATATCATGATGTGTCTGACGATTATCATCGTGGCCAATTTCGTTCACAGTAAGACGGGACGGGCAATTCGCGCGGTTCGCAATGACGAGCTGGCAGCCACGGCCATGGGAATCAACGCTACCAAGTACAAGCTGATGGCCTTTGTGATGGGCGGATCATTGGCAGCGGTTGGCGGTTCGCTTTACGCCTCATACCTGCAGAGTATTGCCCCTAGCAACTTCAACATCATGGAGTCAGTCTCAATTTTGATCATCGTCGTGCTGGGTGGGATCGGCAGCATTACTGGATCCGTAATTGCCGCCATCGTCTTAGGCGCGATCGATACGATTCTGCAAAACTTCGGCTCGCTGCGAATGGTGATCTACGCGGTCATGCTGATCGTCATTATGATTGCCAAGCCAAGCGGACTGATGGGGCGGCGCAAGTTTTCGATCGGCAAATGGCTGACTAAGCGCGCGGCCAAAAAGCAGGCGGCTGTTACTGAATCATAGAAAGGAGCCCTTATGGCAGAAAAATTGTTAACCGTCCGCAACGTCACGCGGCAGTTTGGTGGGCTGACAGCGGTCAATGACGTTTCGATGACGATTTATGACAACGAGCTGGTCGCCTTGATTGGTCCCAATGGCGCGGGCAAAACGACCCTGTTCAACATGCTGAGCGGTCTTTTACCAGCCACCAGCGGCACGATCGCGATTCGTCATGATGGGCGCTTCTACAAGGTCAGCGGCAAGGGAGCCACCAGCGTTGCCCAGCACGGCATCTCGCGGACGTTTCAAAATATTCGGCTGTTTGGAGATATGACGGTGCGGGAAAACATCATGGCAGCTTTGAACAACCAATTTAAGGAAAATTTCTGGAGTACGATTTTTCATACGCCGGGCTATTATCGCACCGAGCGTGAGATGAACGATGAAGCCCAAAAACTGATTGATCGCTATCATTTGACGGCAGTTGCCGATAGTCCGGCCAATAAGCTGCCTTATGGGATGCAGCGGCGGGTCGAGATCGTGCGGGCCCTGGCAACCAACCCCAAGATTATCTTTTTGGATGAGCCGGCTGCTGGGATGAACCCTGAAGAAACCGCGGAACTGACTAAGATGATTCGTCAGCTGCGCGATGAGAATAATCTGGCCGTGCTTTTGATCGAACACGACATGTCATTGGTGATGAGTTTGGCTGAGCGCATCTACGTTCTGGATCAAGGCGAGGTTCTGGCCAGCGGTACGCCTAAAGAAGTCAGCCAGAATCCAGCCGTCGTTAAGGCATACCTGGGAGGTGACATCAATGCTGCAGGTTAAGGACTTAAGCATCAGCTATGGCGCGATTCAAGCCGTGCGTCACGTTGAGTTTGAAGTGAAAAAAGGCGAGATCGTAACTTTGATTGGGGCGAATGGTGCGGGCAAGTCAACGATCCTGAAAACCATTTCGGGAATCGTCAAGCCACAGTCTGGATCAATTGAATATCAAAATGAATCGCTGGTGGGCAAAAAAGCGCCTCAGATCGTGGCAGCCGGGATCTCTCAGGTTCCAGAAGGGCGGCATGTTTTTCCGGCCATGACCGTCATGGAGAACCTGCAGCTGGGATCTTATCTGCAAAAGGATCGCAGCCAGATTGAAGCCCGTCTGCAGGAAATCTACCAAATGTTTCCCATTTTAAAGGAACGCCAGCATCAAGACGCGGCGACGCTTTCCGGCGGTGAGCAGCAGATGTTGGTAATGGCGCGGGCAATGATGGCCAATCCAGACCTCTTGCTTTTGGACGAGCCATCAATGGGACTGGCGCCAATCTACATTCAAAAAGTTTTCGACATCATTCAAAAAATCAACGCGCAGGGGACCACGATTCTGCTGATCGAACAAAACGCGCATCAGGCCCTTTCAATTGCTGATCGGGGCTATGTGATTGCATCAGGTGAGATCCAGTTAACGGGCAGCGGTGAGAAACTGTTGAACGATCCTCAGGTTAAGCGGGCCTATCTTGGCGAATCGGCTTAAAAGCGCTTTAATAATGATATATAATAGTAGAAAAGTTCCATTCAGTCAGAATGGAGCTTTTTTATTAAGTTTGCTAATTTACGGTTTACAAATCGTAATAAAGTCGTTATTGTTATGAATGTACTTAATTTGAAGTTTGTTTAGCAGATCAAATGCTAAAATGTTCGCTTTTTACGAAATGGAGGAACCGCATCAATGACTGATCTAGAAATTGCCAACGCTGCCGAAATGGAACCTATTACCAAGATTGCTGAAAAACTGGGCTTAAGTGCCGATGAGATCGAACCATATGGCAAGTACAAGGCCAAGATCGATCTGCCGGTCAAAGAAGCCCCTGACAAAAAGCACAAGCTGATTCTGGTAACCTCAATCAACCCAACTCCTGCTGGTGAGGGTAAGTCAACGGTGCTGGTCGGCTTGGGGGATGCCCTGAACCTGCTGGGCCACCAAACCGTAATCGCAATGCGGGAACCATCCATGGGCCCAGTCTTTGGGATCAAAGGTGGCGCAACTGGCGGCGGCTACAGCCAAGTCGTGCCAATGGAAGACATCAACCTGCACTTTACGGGTGACCTGCATGCCTTGACCAGTGCCAACAACACGCTGGCAGCTTTGATCGATAACTACATCATGCGGGACAACGAACTGAACCTGGATCCACGCCGCATTATCTGGAAGCGGGTGGCTGACGTTAACGACCGGGTGCTGCGCCACGTGGTAACCGGTCTGGGCGGCGTAATGCAGGGGGTACCGCGTGAAACCGGCTTTGACATTACGGCAGCTTCTGAATTGATGGCAATCCTTTGTCTTTCTAAGGATCTGGCCGACTTGAAACAGCGGATTTCCAAGATCGTGGTGGGCTACACCTACGACCAAAAGCCAGTTACGGTTGGTGAGCTCGGCTTTAGCGATGCCATTACGATTCTGCTTAAGGATGCCTTAAAGCCAAACCTGGTTCAGACGCTGGCACACACGCCGGCCATCGTTCATGGGGGCCCATTTGCCAACATCGCTCACGGCTGCAACTCGGTTCTGGCTACCAAAACGGCTTTGCAGCTGGCAGACTACACGGTGACTGAGGCCGGGTTCGGTGCAGATCTGGGGGCTGAGAAGTTCTTGGACATCAAGCGGCCGGTATTGGGCAAAACGCCTGACGCGCTGGTAATCGTAGCTACGGTGCGGGCGCTGGAATACAACGGCGGTGCAGCGCTGGCTGATCTGAAAGATGAACAGCTGCCGGCACTGAAGAAGGGGCTGGCCAACCTGAACCGCCACATTAAGAACATGCAGCGCTATGGCCTGCCGGTTGTCGTGGCCATCAACCACTTTACCTTTGACACGGAAGCCGAGATCAAGACCATTGAAGACAACTGCCGCGAATTAGGCGTCAACGTGGTTCTGGCTGATGCCTGGGCTAAGGGCGGCGAAGGTACGGTTGATCTGGCTAAGGAAGTCGTTAAGCTGGCCGATCAGCCGAGTGAATTCCATGAGCTCTACAGTGTTGAAGGCGACTCGATTGAAGACAAGGTCAACACGATTGCCAAGACCATCTATGGGGCCAAGGACGTTGAATTCTCCAAGAAGGCTCAAAAACAGCTCAAGAAGTTCCATGAAATGGGCTGGGAAAACATGCCAGTTTGCATTGCCAAGACGCAGTACTCATTTACCGATGACCAAACGGAACTGGGAGCCCCAACCGACTTCACGTTCCACATTCGCGAATTCGTTCCTAAGCTGGGTGCGGGCTTTGTCGTAGCACTGTCCGGCAGCGTGATGACGATGCCTGGTCTGGGTAAGAAGCCGGCTGCCGTTAACATGCACATTGACGGTGAAGGCAACATTACCGGTTTATTCTAAGATAACTAAAGAAAAGGGCGCGGCTGGCGCTCTTTTTTGCGTTGGAATCATCACGATAAAGACGAACATTATAATTCTCTTATTTCTTCTGGTTCGTGAAAAATCTTGTTTTTGCCGAAAACTTTTGCTATGCTAGAGACAGTTTTTAGGAGGTGCCATTGTGAGCAGTGAAATCAGCGTGGTCATGGGCAGCAAGTCCGATTGGCCAACAGTTAAGCAAGCATGTGATATTTTGGATCAGTTTGGCGTCAAGTACGATAAGCAGGTTATCTCAGCGCACCGGATGCCAAATGAAATGTTCGATTTTGCCCAGCACGCGGCCGAAAATGGCGTTAAGGTCATTATTGCCTGTGCCGGCGGGGCCGCTCATCTGCCAGGAATGATCGCGGCCAATACGCCATTGCCGGTGATTGGGATTCCGGGGCAGACCAAGGCGTTGGGCGGCATGGACTCGCTGCTTTCCATCGTTCAGATGCCAGCGGGGATTCCGGTAGCCACGACGGCGATCGGCAATGCCGGGGCCAAGAACGCTGCCTTATTGGCCATTCAGATTTTAGGCATCAATGACCAAACGCTGCAGGACAAGATCGTGGCTTTCCGTAAAGAAATGCATGACAAGGCGGTGGCCAGCAATGCCGAACTTGACTAAGCATCAAGAAGCCTACATTGAACAAGGCAAGACCATTGGCATTATCGGTGGTGGTCAGCTGGGGCAGATGATGGCTTTTTCTGCCAAAGCAGCCGGGATGAAGGTTATTATTTTGGATCCTACGCCGCAGTGCCCAGCCGCTCAGGCAGCCGATGATCAGATCGTAGCACCCTATGCCGACGTGGCGGCGATCAAGGAACTGGCGCGGCGGGCTGACGTTTTGACCTATGAGTTTGAAAACGTTGATCTGCAGGCCTTAAAAGACGTTGCTGATCAGGTTGCCATTCCTCAAGGGACCAATCTTTTATACACGACCAAGAACCGGATTCGCGAAAAAACGTTTTTGCGCGACGCAGGCCTGCAGACGGCACCATTTGCAGCGGTCAAGAACCGGGCCGATCTGAATGCCGCGGTTGAAAAACTGGGCTATCCATGTGTTTTGAAGACCTGTGAAGGCGGGTACGATGGTCATGGCCAAATGGTTTTAAAAAGTGCTCAGGACCTGGATGACCCGATCACTGAAGAAGTGCTGCAGTACGGTGATGACATCTTGGAAGGCTGGGTGCCGTTTGAAAAGGAATGCTCGGTCATGGTAGCCCGCAATACTGATGGCGACATTGCCGTCTTTCCAGTCAGCGAAAACATTCATGCCCATGAAATCCTGCATCTGAGCATCGTGCCAGCCCGGATGCCGGTTGAATGGCAGCAGCGCGCTCAGCAGATGGCCGAAAAGATTGCCGAAGCGATTGATCTCAAAGGCATCTTAGGCGTTGAGATGTTTGTTGGGGCTGATGGTCAGCTCTATGTCAACGAACTGGCACCGCGGCCGCACAACTCTGGCCACTACACGATCGAGGCCTGCAACTTTTCGCAGTTTGCGGTTCACAATCGGGCAATCTGCAACTGGCCGCTGCCTAAGATCAAATTGATGAGTCCAGTCGTGATGGTCAATGTCTTGGGGCAGCACGTGGCCGGCACGCGGCGCTTGATTCATGAATATCCGCAATGGCATTTTCATGACTACGGCAAGGCTGAGAGCCGCCACAACCGCAAGATGGGGCATGTTACCATTTTGACTGATGATATTGAAGCAACGTTAAAGCAAATTAAAGATTCCCATGTTTGGGACG
This region includes:
- a CDS encoding formate--tetrahydrofolate ligase, translated to MTDLEIANAAEMEPITKIAEKLGLSADEIEPYGKYKAKIDLPVKEAPDKKHKLILVTSINPTPAGEGKSTVLVGLGDALNLLGHQTVIAMREPSMGPVFGIKGGATGGGYSQVVPMEDINLHFTGDLHALTSANNTLAALIDNYIMRDNELNLDPRRIIWKRVADVNDRVLRHVVTGLGGVMQGVPRETGFDITAASELMAILCLSKDLADLKQRISKIVVGYTYDQKPVTVGELGFSDAITILLKDALKPNLVQTLAHTPAIVHGGPFANIAHGCNSVLATKTALQLADYTVTEAGFGADLGAEKFLDIKRPVLGKTPDALVIVATVRALEYNGGAALADLKDEQLPALKKGLANLNRHIKNMQRYGLPVVVAINHFTFDTEAEIKTIEDNCRELGVNVVLADAWAKGGEGTVDLAKEVVKLADQPSEFHELYSVEGDSIEDKVNTIAKTIYGAKDVEFSKKAQKQLKKFHEMGWENMPVCIAKTQYSFTDDQTELGAPTDFTFHIREFVPKLGAGFVVALSGSVMTMPGLGKKPAAVNMHIDGEGNITGLF
- a CDS encoding ABC transporter ATP-binding protein, whose protein sequence is MLQVKDLSISYGAIQAVRHVEFEVKKGEIVTLIGANGAGKSTILKTISGIVKPQSGSIEYQNESLVGKKAPQIVAAGISQVPEGRHVFPAMTVMENLQLGSYLQKDRSQIEARLQEIYQMFPILKERQHQDAATLSGGEQQMLVMARAMMANPDLLLLDEPSMGLAPIYIQKVFDIIQKINAQGTTILLIEQNAHQALSIADRGYVIASGEIQLTGSGEKLLNDPQVKRAYLGESA
- a CDS encoding ABC transporter ATP-binding protein, whose protein sequence is MAEKLLTVRNVTRQFGGLTAVNDVSMTIYDNELVALIGPNGAGKTTLFNMLSGLLPATSGTIAIRHDGRFYKVSGKGATSVAQHGISRTFQNIRLFGDMTVRENIMAALNNQFKENFWSTIFHTPGYYRTEREMNDEAQKLIDRYHLTAVADSPANKLPYGMQRRVEIVRALATNPKIIFLDEPAAGMNPEETAELTKMIRQLRDENNLAVLLIEHDMSLVMSLAERIYVLDQGEVLASGTPKEVSQNPAVVKAYLGGDINAAG
- the purK gene encoding 5-(carboxyamino)imidazole ribonucleotide synthase, with product MPNLTKHQEAYIEQGKTIGIIGGGQLGQMMAFSAKAAGMKVIILDPTPQCPAAQAADDQIVAPYADVAAIKELARRADVLTYEFENVDLQALKDVADQVAIPQGTNLLYTTKNRIREKTFLRDAGLQTAPFAAVKNRADLNAAVEKLGYPCVLKTCEGGYDGHGQMVLKSAQDLDDPITEEVLQYGDDILEGWVPFEKECSVMVARNTDGDIAVFPVSENIHAHEILHLSIVPARMPVEWQQRAQQMAEKIAEAIDLKGILGVEMFVGADGQLYVNELAPRPHNSGHYTIEACNFSQFAVHNRAICNWPLPKIKLMSPVVMVNVLGQHVAGTRRLIHEYPQWHFHDYGKAESRHNRKMGHVTILTDDIEATLKQIKDSHVWDDE
- a CDS encoding branched-chain amino acid ABC transporter permease → MQIFMQQLINGLSLGSIYALLALGYTMIYGIVKIIHFAHGDVYMLGAFFGYYTINVWHFNFIMALFGSMIFCALVGMLIEFVAYRPLRHSSRIAVLITAIGVSYFLENGMSVLFSGDTRDFPQVIKQVNYEWFGIRVTNVQLLIFVTTIILMIVLQLIVKKTKMGRAMRAAAADPVAAELMGININGTISFVFAIGSAMAGAAGVLIGLYYNSIEPTMGMTPGIKAFVAAVVGGVGSIPGAAVGAVIIGCLESMMQAIGFSAFKDAAVYVVLIIVLLFLPAGLFGNKQPEKV
- a CDS encoding branched-chain amino acid ABC transporter permease → MKIRWQTIAIWIVCMAAGYGIIYAGEMTGVVDTFIENMLVMMGINIILAVSLNLIVGFSGQFSLGHAGFMAIGAYATGIMTQTESTFAGLIFSMVTGIALAIVIALIVGIPTLRLKGDYLAIATMGAAEIIRLTANNLKITNGPAGLYNIPQLVSWPIVYIMMCLTIIIVANFVHSKTGRAIRAVRNDELAATAMGINATKYKLMAFVMGGSLAAVGGSLYASYLQSIAPSNFNIMESVSILIIVVLGGIGSITGSVIAAIVLGAIDTILQNFGSLRMVIYAVMLIVIMIAKPSGLMGRRKFSIGKWLTKRAAKKQAAVTES
- the purE gene encoding 5-(carboxyamino)imidazole ribonucleotide mutase, producing MGSKSDWPTVKQACDILDQFGVKYDKQVISAHRMPNEMFDFAQHAAENGVKVIIACAGGAAHLPGMIAANTPLPVIGIPGQTKALGGMDSLLSIVQMPAGIPVATTAIGNAGAKNAALLAIQILGINDQTLQDKIVAFRKEMHDKAVASNAELD
- a CDS encoding ABC transporter substrate-binding protein, which gives rise to MKIKSKKTGIAVMMAAMTMMAAGCSATGSQKGNSASGNTIKIGVNMELSGAAAGYGQQEENGIKLAVHDINKNGGIKVNGKKMKVKIVTRDNKTSTSTAASVASQLTNKDKVVATVGPATTNAATAAIPNQTKAQVPLVSPTAADPSFTRTKKGGVQKYVFRAQAQNNYQGQVAANFANDHLKAKRVAILADNSSDYGTGLAKAFKKNFKGTIVSTQYFQEGDKDFSSLITAIKNKKIDAIYVPGYYSEVGVIIKEAREAGITAPIVGSGGMADPKLAKIAGDSNATNVYYTTPFSTITAAKNAEARKFMKEYKAKYGQTAPTYSALGYDATMMVANAIKKADSTNSNKITDALAKTKNMKGVTGTITVNKHHDPQMKMSVEQMTNGKVVAGYTVK